The proteins below are encoded in one region of Brassica napus cultivar Da-Ae chromosome A6, Da-Ae, whole genome shotgun sequence:
- the LOC106346978 gene encoding respiratory burst oxidase homolog protein E isoform X1, giving the protein MKLSPLSFSTQSSFSHGGDGYDDGVELRPSPSTGGAMLPVFLNGLTRDGDSGSGSSWERELVEVTLELNGDDSIVVCGMSEATSDSQPRSVNVSGRLTRSLSTTPTRIRQTFGRLLRSDSMRPTTSSVSTTDTGRLTRSLSTTPSRIHKTFGRLLRSDSTRTTTSSASRERDLERQPAATETTGRLTRSLSTASSRIRKTIGRLLRSDSTASRDVERQGAAGAETPIMSARDRRRENAILQRSTSSAKRALKGLQFINKTTKGNSCDCNRDCDCDCDQMWKKVEKRFETLSKEGLLAREDFGECVGMKDSKEFAVSVFDALARRRRQKLEKITRDELHDFWLQISDQSFDARLQIFFDMVDSNEDGRITSQEIKELLMLSASANKLAKLKEQAEEYASLIMEELDPENLGYIELWQLETLLLQRDAYMNYSRPLSTTSVGISSPRRNLIRPRHVVRKCRQTLQCLVLDNWQRIWVLLLWVIVMALLFVWKFFQYRDKAAFKVMGYCLTTAKGAAETLKLNMALVLLPVCRNTLTWLRSTRARAFVPFDDNINFHKIIACAIVIAILVHAGTHLACDFPRIINSSPADFALIASYFHGVKPTFKDLMTGAEGITGISMVILTTIAFTLASTHFRRNHVRLPAPLDRLTGFNAFWYTHHLLVVVYIMLIVHGTFLFFADKWYQKTTWMYISVPLVVYVAERSLRACRSNHYSVKILKVSMLPGEVLSLIMSKPPGFKYKSGQYIFLQCPTISRFEWHPFSITSAPGDDQLSVHIRTLGDWTEELQRVLTVGKDLSTCVIGRSKFSAYGNTDSSQQPKLLVDGPYGAPAQDYRSYDVLLLIGLGIGATPFISILKDLLNNSREEQTVSQTQCTRRNLLHQIHNISLLVLAQDNEFSKSDFSWNSNTSSFTTITPSSTQGGKKKAVKAHFYWVTREPGSVEWFRGVMEEISDMDCREQIELHNYLTSVYDEGDARSTLIKMVQALNHAKHGVDILSGTRVRTHFARPNWKEVFSSIARKHPNSTVGVFYCGIPTVAKELKKQAQEMSQKTSTRFEFHKEHF; this is encoded by the exons ATGAAGTTATCGCCTCTGAGTTTCTCAACGCAATCTAGTTTCAGTCACGGCGGAGATGGTTACGACGACGGTGTGGAGCTAAGACCGTCACCATCCACCGGCGGCGCAATGCTGCCGGTTTTTCTCAACGGTTTGACTCGTGATGGAGACTCTGGAAGCGGAAGCAGCTGGGAAAGAGAGCTCGTGGAGGTGACTCTGGAGCTCAACGGCGACGACTCCATCGTCGTCTGCGGAATGTCGGAGGCCACGTCTGATTCTCAGCCGAGATCGGTGAACGTCTCGGGAAGGCTAACGAGGAGTCTTTCCACGACGCCGACGAGGATCAGGCAGACCTTCGGGAGGTTACTTAGGTCGGATTCAATGAGACCAACGACTTCTTCAGTCTCCACGACGGATACGGGAAGGTTAACGAGGAGTCTATCCACGACGCCTTCGAGGATCCATAAGACGTTCGGGAGGTTACTAAGGTCGGACTCGACGAGAACGACGACTTCTTCAGCCTCCCGGGAGAGAGATTTGGAACGTCAGCCGGCGGCGACGGAGACGACGGGGAGGTTAACGAGGAGTCTATCGACGGCGTCTTCGAGGATTCGGAAGACGATTGGGAGGTTACTGAGGTCGGACTCGACGGCTTCTAGAGATGTGGAGCGTCAGGGGGCGGCGGGGGCAGAGACGCCGATCATGTCCGCGAGGGATAGACGGAGGGAAAACGCAATTCTACAACGATCAACGTCGAGCGCAAAGAGAGCGCTTAAGGGATTACAGTTCATCAACAAAACAACGAAAGGAAACAGCTGCGATTGTAATCGTGATTGCGATTGCGATTGCGATCAGATGTGGAAGAAAGTTGAGAAACGATTCGAAACGCTTTCTAAAGAAGGGTTGCTTGCGCGAGAAGATTTCGGAGAGTGCGTTG ggATGAAGGATTCGAAGGAGTTCGCGGTTAGTGTGTTCGATGCTTTGgctagaagaagaagacagaagCTGGAGAAGATAACGAGAGATGAACTTCACGACTTCTGGTTACAGATATCTGATCAAAGCTTCGACGCGCGTCTTCAAATCTTCTTCGATAT GGTTGACAGCAATGAAGACGGGAGGATCACTAGTCAAGAAATCAAAGAa CTTCTAATGCTAAGCGCATCCGCAAACAAGTTAGCAAAACTCAAGGAACAAGCAGAAGAGTACGCATCTCTGATCATGGAAGAACTCGATCCAGAGAATCTTGGATACATTGAG TTATGGCAACTCGAGACACTCTTACTTCAGAGAGATGCATACATGAACTACAGTAGACCGCTTAGCACGACAAGCGTTGGAATAAGTTCACCAAGACGGAATCTCATTAGACCTCGCCATGTGGTTCGAAAATGTAGACAAACGCTTCAGTGTTTGGTTCTAGATAACTGGCAACGAATATGGGTTCTGTTATTATGGGTCATTGTTATGGCCCTTCTCTTCGTCTGGAAGTTTTTTCAGTACAGAGACAAAGCTGCGTTTAAAGTCATGGGTTATTGTTTAACCACTGCTAAAGGAGCTGCAGAGACTCTCAAGCTCAACATGGCTCTTGTTCTGTTACCTGTTTGTAGAAACACCTTGACTTGGCTGAGATCTACACGCGCTCGAGCTTTTGTTCCTTTTGATGATAACATCAACTTCCATAAG ATTATTGCTTGTGCCATAGTGATTGCGATACTAGTTCATGCTGGTACTCATTTGGCGTGTGATTTTCCACGGATTATAAACTCGAGTCCAGCAGATTTTGCATTGATCGCTTCTTACTTCCATGGTGTTAAGCCTACATTCAAAGACCTGATGACAGGTGCAGAAGGAATCACTGGGATCTCTATGGTGATCTTGACAACCATCGCCTTCACATTAGCATCAACTCATTTCAGGAGAAACCATGTGAGGCTACCTGCACCACTTGATCGGTTAACTGGCTTTAACGCCTTTTGGTACACTCATCACCTTCTAGTGGTTGTCTACATAATGCTCATTGTGCATGGGACCTTCCTATTCTTCGCTGATAAGTGGTATCAAAAAACT ACTTGGATGTACATCTCGGTTCCTCTGGTGGTCTACGTGGCAGAACGAAGTCTGCGAGCTTGTAGGTCCAACCATTACTCTGTCAAAATCCTCAAG GTTTCTATGTTACCTGGGGAAGTACTCAGCTTAATCATGTCAAAGCCTCCTGGATTTAAGTACAAGAGTGGTCAATACATATTCTTGCAGTGTCCAACAATCTCTAGATTTGAATG GCATCCGTTTTCTATTACCTCTGCGCCAGGAGATGACCAACTTAGTGTTCACATCCGAACACTCGGAGACTGGACAGAGGAGCTACAACGAGTTCTAACAGTGGGTAAAGATCTTTCAACATGCGTGATTGGCCGATCGAAATTCTCTGCCTATGGCAATACTGATTCATCACA ACAACCAAAACTATTAGTAGATGGTCCATATGGAGCCCCAGCACAGGACTACAGAAGTTATGATGTCTTGCTCCTAATTGGATTGGGGATAGGAGCTACTCCTTTCATAAGCATACTCAAGGATCTACTGAACAACTCAAGAGAAGAACAAACAGTAAGCCAGACTCAGTGCACCAGAAGAAACCTTTTGCACCAAATACATAACATCTCTTTACTTGTTCTGGCGCAGGACAATGAATTCAGCAAATCAGATTTCAGCTGGAATAGCAATACATCTTCATTTACCACAATAACTCCAAGTTCAACACAAGGAGGGAAAAAGAAAGCAGTGAAGGCTCACTTCTACTGGGTCACAAGGGAGCCTGGATCCGTTGAATGGTTTAGAGGTGTAATGGAGGAAATATCAGACATGGACTGCAGA GAGCAAATTGAGTTGCACAACTACCTTACTAGCGTATATGATGAAGGAGATGCAAGATCAACTCTGATAAAGATGGTCCAGGCTTTGAACCATGCCAAACATGGAGTTGATATTCTATCCGGGACACGG GTGAGAACACATTTTGCAAGGCCAAACTGGAAGGAAGTCTTCAGTAGCATAGCAAGAAAGCATCCAAATTCAACAGTCG GAGTGTTTTACTGCGGCATACCAACCGTGGCAaaggagttgaagaagcaaGCACAAGAAATGAGTCAGAAAACAAGCACACGGTTCGAGTTTCATAAAGAGCATTTCTAA
- the LOC106346978 gene encoding respiratory burst oxidase homolog protein E isoform X2, whose protein sequence is MKLSPLSFSTQSSFSHGGDGYDDGVELRPSPSTGGAMLPVFLNGLTRDGDSGSGSSWERELVEVTLELNGDDSIVVCGMSEATSDSQPRSVNVSGRLTRSLSTTPTRIRQTFGRLLRSDSMRPTTSSVSTTDTGRLTRSLSTTPSRIHKTFGRLLRSDSTRTTTSSASRERDLERQPAATETTGRLTRSLSTASSRIRKTIGRLLRSDSTASRDVERQGAAGAETPIMSARDRRRENAILQRSTSSAKRALKGLQFINKTTKGNSCDCNRDCDCDCDQMWKKVEKRFETLSKEGLLAREDFGECVGMKDSKEFAVSVFDALARRRRQKLEKITRDELHDFWLQISDQSFDARLQIFFDMVDSNEDGRITSQEIKELLMLSASANKLAKLKEQAEEYASLIMEELDPENLGYIELWQLETLLLQRDAYMNYSRPLSTTSVGISSPRRNLIRPRHVVRKCRQTLQCLVLDNWQRIWVLLLWVIVMALLFVWKFFQYRDKAAFKVMGYCLTTAKGAAETLKLNMALVLLPVCRNTLTWLRSTRARAFVPFDDNINFHKIIACAIVIAILVHAGTHLACDFPRIINSSPADFALIASYFHGVKPTFKDLMTGAEGITGISMVILTTIAFTLASTHFRRNHVRLPAPLDRLTGFNAFWYTHHLLVVVYIMLIVHGTFLFFADKWYQKTTWMYISVPLVVYVAERSLRACRSNHYSVKILKVSMLPGEVLSLIMSKPPGFKYKSGQYIFLQCPTISRFEWHPFSITSAPGDDQLSVHIRTLGDWTEELQRVLTVGKDLSTCVIGRSKFSAYGNTDSSQQPKLLVDGPYGAPAQDYRSYDVLLLIGLGIGATPFISILKDLLNNSREEQTDNEFSKSDFSWNSNTSSFTTITPSSTQGGKKKAVKAHFYWVTREPGSVEWFRGVMEEISDMDCREQIELHNYLTSVYDEGDARSTLIKMVQALNHAKHGVDILSGTRVRTHFARPNWKEVFSSIARKHPNSTVGVFYCGIPTVAKELKKQAQEMSQKTSTRFEFHKEHF, encoded by the exons ATGAAGTTATCGCCTCTGAGTTTCTCAACGCAATCTAGTTTCAGTCACGGCGGAGATGGTTACGACGACGGTGTGGAGCTAAGACCGTCACCATCCACCGGCGGCGCAATGCTGCCGGTTTTTCTCAACGGTTTGACTCGTGATGGAGACTCTGGAAGCGGAAGCAGCTGGGAAAGAGAGCTCGTGGAGGTGACTCTGGAGCTCAACGGCGACGACTCCATCGTCGTCTGCGGAATGTCGGAGGCCACGTCTGATTCTCAGCCGAGATCGGTGAACGTCTCGGGAAGGCTAACGAGGAGTCTTTCCACGACGCCGACGAGGATCAGGCAGACCTTCGGGAGGTTACTTAGGTCGGATTCAATGAGACCAACGACTTCTTCAGTCTCCACGACGGATACGGGAAGGTTAACGAGGAGTCTATCCACGACGCCTTCGAGGATCCATAAGACGTTCGGGAGGTTACTAAGGTCGGACTCGACGAGAACGACGACTTCTTCAGCCTCCCGGGAGAGAGATTTGGAACGTCAGCCGGCGGCGACGGAGACGACGGGGAGGTTAACGAGGAGTCTATCGACGGCGTCTTCGAGGATTCGGAAGACGATTGGGAGGTTACTGAGGTCGGACTCGACGGCTTCTAGAGATGTGGAGCGTCAGGGGGCGGCGGGGGCAGAGACGCCGATCATGTCCGCGAGGGATAGACGGAGGGAAAACGCAATTCTACAACGATCAACGTCGAGCGCAAAGAGAGCGCTTAAGGGATTACAGTTCATCAACAAAACAACGAAAGGAAACAGCTGCGATTGTAATCGTGATTGCGATTGCGATTGCGATCAGATGTGGAAGAAAGTTGAGAAACGATTCGAAACGCTTTCTAAAGAAGGGTTGCTTGCGCGAGAAGATTTCGGAGAGTGCGTTG ggATGAAGGATTCGAAGGAGTTCGCGGTTAGTGTGTTCGATGCTTTGgctagaagaagaagacagaagCTGGAGAAGATAACGAGAGATGAACTTCACGACTTCTGGTTACAGATATCTGATCAAAGCTTCGACGCGCGTCTTCAAATCTTCTTCGATAT GGTTGACAGCAATGAAGACGGGAGGATCACTAGTCAAGAAATCAAAGAa CTTCTAATGCTAAGCGCATCCGCAAACAAGTTAGCAAAACTCAAGGAACAAGCAGAAGAGTACGCATCTCTGATCATGGAAGAACTCGATCCAGAGAATCTTGGATACATTGAG TTATGGCAACTCGAGACACTCTTACTTCAGAGAGATGCATACATGAACTACAGTAGACCGCTTAGCACGACAAGCGTTGGAATAAGTTCACCAAGACGGAATCTCATTAGACCTCGCCATGTGGTTCGAAAATGTAGACAAACGCTTCAGTGTTTGGTTCTAGATAACTGGCAACGAATATGGGTTCTGTTATTATGGGTCATTGTTATGGCCCTTCTCTTCGTCTGGAAGTTTTTTCAGTACAGAGACAAAGCTGCGTTTAAAGTCATGGGTTATTGTTTAACCACTGCTAAAGGAGCTGCAGAGACTCTCAAGCTCAACATGGCTCTTGTTCTGTTACCTGTTTGTAGAAACACCTTGACTTGGCTGAGATCTACACGCGCTCGAGCTTTTGTTCCTTTTGATGATAACATCAACTTCCATAAG ATTATTGCTTGTGCCATAGTGATTGCGATACTAGTTCATGCTGGTACTCATTTGGCGTGTGATTTTCCACGGATTATAAACTCGAGTCCAGCAGATTTTGCATTGATCGCTTCTTACTTCCATGGTGTTAAGCCTACATTCAAAGACCTGATGACAGGTGCAGAAGGAATCACTGGGATCTCTATGGTGATCTTGACAACCATCGCCTTCACATTAGCATCAACTCATTTCAGGAGAAACCATGTGAGGCTACCTGCACCACTTGATCGGTTAACTGGCTTTAACGCCTTTTGGTACACTCATCACCTTCTAGTGGTTGTCTACATAATGCTCATTGTGCATGGGACCTTCCTATTCTTCGCTGATAAGTGGTATCAAAAAACT ACTTGGATGTACATCTCGGTTCCTCTGGTGGTCTACGTGGCAGAACGAAGTCTGCGAGCTTGTAGGTCCAACCATTACTCTGTCAAAATCCTCAAG GTTTCTATGTTACCTGGGGAAGTACTCAGCTTAATCATGTCAAAGCCTCCTGGATTTAAGTACAAGAGTGGTCAATACATATTCTTGCAGTGTCCAACAATCTCTAGATTTGAATG GCATCCGTTTTCTATTACCTCTGCGCCAGGAGATGACCAACTTAGTGTTCACATCCGAACACTCGGAGACTGGACAGAGGAGCTACAACGAGTTCTAACAGTGGGTAAAGATCTTTCAACATGCGTGATTGGCCGATCGAAATTCTCTGCCTATGGCAATACTGATTCATCACA ACAACCAAAACTATTAGTAGATGGTCCATATGGAGCCCCAGCACAGGACTACAGAAGTTATGATGTCTTGCTCCTAATTGGATTGGGGATAGGAGCTACTCCTTTCATAAGCATACTCAAGGATCTACTGAACAACTCAAGAGAAGAACAAACA GACAATGAATTCAGCAAATCAGATTTCAGCTGGAATAGCAATACATCTTCATTTACCACAATAACTCCAAGTTCAACACAAGGAGGGAAAAAGAAAGCAGTGAAGGCTCACTTCTACTGGGTCACAAGGGAGCCTGGATCCGTTGAATGGTTTAGAGGTGTAATGGAGGAAATATCAGACATGGACTGCAGA GAGCAAATTGAGTTGCACAACTACCTTACTAGCGTATATGATGAAGGAGATGCAAGATCAACTCTGATAAAGATGGTCCAGGCTTTGAACCATGCCAAACATGGAGTTGATATTCTATCCGGGACACGG GTGAGAACACATTTTGCAAGGCCAAACTGGAAGGAAGTCTTCAGTAGCATAGCAAGAAAGCATCCAAATTCAACAGTCG GAGTGTTTTACTGCGGCATACCAACCGTGGCAaaggagttgaagaagcaaGCACAAGAAATGAGTCAGAAAACAAGCACACGGTTCGAGTTTCATAAAGAGCATTTCTAA
- the LOC106346977 gene encoding uncharacterized protein LOC106346977, whose translation MEGVEKFFSKMVTDAKSAASSSSSSLSDFADNLIQEKRAGGGGGGGGNSTSYDTSAVLVKRTPSGVSAWTCTKLCAVFFVAGVFVGYTLKRRVRSWASKLLRKIRDD comes from the exons ATGGAGGGAGTAGAGAAGTTTTTCAGCAAGATGGTGACAGATGCGAAATcggcagcttcttcttcttcctcttctctttctGATTTCGCGGATAATCTAATCCAGGAGAAACGAgccggcggcggcggcggcggcggaggtAACTCGACTTCATACGACACTTCCGCAGTTTTGGTCAAAAGAACTCCCAG TGGAGTATCGGCCTGGACGTGTACAAAGCTGTGCGCTGTTTTCTTTGTCGCTGGAGTGTTTGTGGGTTATACGCTTAAGAGACGGGTCCGAAGCTGGGCCTCTAAGCTTCTCAGAAAAATCAGAGATGATTAA
- the LOC106346975 gene encoding probable flavin-containing monooxygenase 1 produces the protein MASNYDKLTSSRVAIIGAGVSGLAAAKHLAHHNPTVFEASDSVGGVWKSCSYETTKLQSTRVDYEFSDFPWPNRDETTFPSYVEIIDYLEAYAKHFDLLKFMNFGSKVIEVRYTGDGETPQMVDLGAYGNLLPGKPVWEVAVQSGDAGDIQWHAFEFVVVCTGKFGDVPRIPTFPANKGPELFKGKVMHSMDYCKLNKEEASHLLRGKKVAVIGYKKSAIDLALESALANHGEGGQACTMVVRTTHWVFPHYWIWGLPFFLFYSTRASQFLHDRPNQSFLKTLFCLIFSLLRAVVSKFIESYVTWKLPLEKYGLKPDHSFEEDYASCQMALIPENFFEEADKGMIRFKKTSKWCFYDQGIEFGDGTTLEADVVILATGYDGKKKLKAIVPEPFRTWLEFPYGVMPLYRGTIHPLIPNMGFVGYVQSNSNLHTSELRSLWLSRLVDGKFKLPSKEKMLEQFSKEMEVMRRSSRFYKRHCISTFSIQHADDLCNDMGLNPRRKSNLFLEAFSPYGSQDYRLDQEERK, from the exons ATGGCTTCTAACTACGACAAACTCACTTCTTCCAGAGTAGCGATCATTGGTGCTGGTGTTAGCGGTTTAGCAGCCGCTAAGCACCTAGCTCATCACAACCCGACCGTTTTCGAAGCCTCGGATTCGGTCGGAGGTGTTTGGAAGAGCTGCTCTTACGAGACAACTAAGTTACAATCGACACGAGTCGATTACGAGTTCTCTGACTTTCCATGGCCCAATAGAGATGAAACTACTTTCCCATCTTACGTTGAGATAATAGATTACTTGGAAGCTTATGCCAAGCATTTTGATCTCCTAAAGTTCATGAACTTTGGCTCTAAGGTCATTGAAGTTAGGTATACCGGTGATGGCGAAACTCCACAGATGGTTGACCTCGGTGCTTATGGCAACTTGTTGCCTGGTAAACCTGTCTGGGAGGTTGCTGTTCAGAGCGGAGATGCTGGAGATATTCAG TGGCATGCATTTGAGTTCGTCGTAGTGTGCACCGGAAAATTCGGCGACGTACCAAGAATTCCGACGTTTCCAGCGAATAAAGGGCCGGAGCTATTCAAAGGAAAAGTGATGCATTCGATGGATtactgcaaattaaacaaagaaGAAGCTTCTCATCTCCTCCGTGGCAAGAAAGTCGCCGTCATTGGCTATAAGAAATCCGCCATTGATTTGGCTTTAGAGTCTGCTTTAGCCAATCATg GAGAAGGTGGACAAGCATGCACAATGGTGGTGAGAACAACACATTGGGTGTTCCCACATTACTGGATATGGGGTCTTCCATTCTTCTTGTTCTACTCTACGAGAGCTTCTCAGTTCCTACATGATAGGCCTAACCAAAGCTTCCTTAAAACTCTCTTTTGCCTCATATTCTCTCTTCTG CGTGCCGTGGTTTCCAAATTCATCGAATCATATGTTACGTGGAAGCTTCCTCTAGAGAAGTATGGTCTTAAACCGGACCATTCATTTGAAGAAGACTATGCTTCTTGTCAAATGGCGCTCATCCCGGAGAATTTCTTTGAGGAAGCGGATAAGGGTATGATCCGGTTTAAGAAAACATCAAAATGGTGTTTTTATGATCAAGGGATTGAATTTGGGGATGGGACTACCCTAGAAGCTGATGTTGTGATACTGGCGACTGGTTATGATGGAAAGAAGAAGCTCAAAGCCATTGTTCCTGAACCCTTTCGAACTTGGCTTGAGTTTCCATACGGTGTTATGCCTCTATACAG GGGAACAATCCATCCATTGATACCAAACATGGGTTTCGTTGGATACGTTCAAAGTAACTCAAACCTACACACATCAGAGCTACGTTCGCTGTGGTTAAGCCGTCTAGTGGATGGGAAATTCAAATTACCGAGCAAAGAGAAAATGCTGGAACAATTCTCCAAGGAAATGGAAGTGATGAGAAGATCGAGCAGATTCTATAAACGTCATTGCATTTCTACCTTCAGCATCCAGCATGCAGATGATTTATGTAACGACATGGGACTCAATCCACGGCGTAAATCCAACTTGTTCCTGGAAGCCTTTAGTCCTTATGGTTCTCAAGATTATCGACTCGatcaagaagaaagaaagtAA
- the LOC106346974 gene encoding 3-oxoacyl-[acyl-carrier-protein] synthase II, chloroplastic, with product MPSKFRITHFLCRPYDKKFILVVNILGKYNKILFSSVALCRCSEKRLGVSLRQKLTRPNTQVRERERSDNLSRFLHLHPSMTMGGASLCDSLVAACMSSASHSSVERLTQFDTRSSSIWPRRSRLVNNCSLHGSQASSRNNNASSSLFESNNTFLNPKQRRFNRASTSGQVTTLEMEKEAMANKKPSLEPRRVVVTGMGVETPLGHDPHTFYDNLLQGKSGISHIENFDCSAFPTRIAGEIKSFSTEGLVAPKLSKRMDKFMLYLLTAGKKALEDGGVTEDVMAEFDKSRCGVLIGSAMGGMKVFYDALEALKISYRKMNPFCVPFATTNMGSAMLALDLGWMGPNYSISTACATGNFCILNAANHITRGEADVMLCGGSDSVIIPIGLGGFVACRALSENNDDPTKASRPWDSNRDGFVMGEGAGVLLLEELEHAKKRGATIYAEFLGGSFTCDAYHITEPRPDGAGVILAIEKAVAHAGISKEDINYVNAHATSTPAGDLKEYHALSHCFGQNPELRVNSTKSMIGHLLGASGAVEAVATVQAIKTGWVHPNINLENPDKAVDTKLLVGLKKERLDIKAALSNSFGFGGQNSSIIFAPYK from the exons ATGCCGTCGAAGTTCCGAATAACCCACTTTCTATGCCGACCATATG ataaaaaatttattctGGTCGTTAATATTTTGgggaaatataataaaatattattctccTCTGTCGCGCTCTGCAGGTGTTCAGAGAAACGACTTGGCGTCTCCCTCCGGCAAAAACTCACGCGTCCAAACACtcaagtgagagagagagagagatcagatAATCTTTCTCGTTTTCTCCACCTTCATCCGAGTATGACGATGGGTGGTGCGTCTTTATGCGATTCGCTAGTGGCTGCTTGCATGTCCTCCGCCTCGCACTCAAGCGTAGAGCGACTGACTCAATTCGACACTAGGAGTAGTAGCATCTGGCCTCGCCGGAGTAGACTGGTTAACAACTGCTCGCTCCATGGATCCCAGGCGAGTTCCCGTAACAACAATGCCTCGTCTTCCCTCTTCGAATCGAATAACACTTTCTTGAATCCAAAGCAGAGGAGATTCAATCGAGCATCAACCTCTG GGCAAGTCACTACACTAGAGATGGAGAAGGAAGCAATGGCTAACAAGAAACCTTCTTTAGAGCCACGCCGAGTTGTTGTCACTGGCATGGGAGTTGAAACGCCACTAGGTCACGACCCACATACTTTTTATGACAACTTGCTACAAGGCAAAAGTGGTATAAGCCATATAGAGAACTTCGACTGTTCTGCATTTCCCACT AGAATCGCTGGGGAGATTAAATCTTTTTCGACCGAAGGATTGGTTGCTCCTAAACTTTCCAAAAGGATGGACAAGTTTATGCTTTACCTTCTAACAGCCGGCAAGAAGGCGTTGGAGGATGGTGGGGTGACTGAGGATGTGATGGCAGAGTTCGACAAATCAAGATGTGGTGTTTTGATTGGCTCAGCAATGGGAGGCATGAAG GTCTTTTACGATGCACTTGAAGCTTTGAAAATCTCTTACAGGAAGATGAATCCTTTTTGTGTACCTTTTGCCACCACAAACATGGGTTCCGCTATGCTTGCCTTGGATCTG GGATGGATGGGTCCAAACTACTCTATTTCAACCGCATGTGCCACGGGAAACTTCTGTATTCTCAATGCGGCAAACCACATTACCAGAGGTGAAGCT GATGTAATGCTCTGTGGTGGCTCTGACTCAGTTATTATTCCAATAG GGTTGGGAGGCTTTGTTGCCTGCCGGGCTCTTTCAGAAAATAATGATGATCCCACCAAAGCTTCTCGTCCTTGGGATAGT AACCGAGATGGTTTTGTTATGGGAGAGGGAGCCGgagttctacttttagaagaacTTGAGCATGCCAAG AAAAGAGGAGCAACTATATACGCAGAGTTCCTTGGGGGTAGTTTCACATGTGATGCATACCATATAACCGAACCACGTCCTGATG GTGCTGGTGTCATTCTTGCTATCGAGAAAGCGGTAGCTCATGCCGGGATTTCTAAGGAAGACATCAATTACGTGAATGCTCATGCTACCTCTACACCAGCTGGAGACCTTAAGGAGTACCACGCTCTTTCTCACTGTTTTGGCCAAAATCCTGAG CTAAGAGTAAACTCAACAAAATCTATGATTGGACACTTGCTGGGAGCTTCTGGGGCCGTGGAGGCTGTTGCAACCGTTCAG GCAATAAAGACAGGATGGGTTCATCCAAATATCAACCTCGAGAATCCAGACAAAGCAGTG GATACAAAGCTTCTGGTGGGTCTTAAGAAGGAGAGACTGGATATCAAAGCAGCCTTGTCAAACTCTTTCGGCTTTGGTGGCCAGAACTCTAGCATCATTTTCGCTCCTTACAAATGA